AAGGATGGAAATTTTTCACGAAACTggatgaaaataaattttgctGATTTGGGAAAAATTCAAGCTATTGAGTGCAAAATGGGTAGTAAAAGTTTTCAGCGAAAAGGGTggaaatatacatttttgacatttaaagaaaaaaaaaaacatttgtccTTAGTTGTTTGTCAAGTAGTTGTATCTagtagcataaatatttgtgcttGTCAAGCAAcgtattttctattttagatattttttttattatcaaaatttagTTTAGAAATGATTTTTGCGCTTGGGCTCGACGGTTTGTAGTTGCTGCtcaaataatttcaatatatatatatatatatatcaattatatatataaatatatatatatatatatatatattccataaaTGGCTGATAATAACTCGAAGCGTCAGCCCCGTTGGTGGTCGGGCGGTGTTTGCTCCGCAATTGCGGTGACAACAACGCATCCACTCGATTTAGTGAAAGTCCAACTGCAAACGCAGACAACAAAGGTGCCTGTCTCTCAGCTGATTGCcaatatatacaaaacttCAGGTGAGTGGTAAAGGTAGCAACATCATATTGAGTTTAAAAGATAATGCCAAGCAACGCCTGATTTAGGTATTGTGGGATTTTACAGTGGCATCTCGGCTGCCTGGTTTCGGCAGCTCACCTACACAACAGCACGCTTTGCGCTCTACGAATATGGCAAGCAATTCGTGGATGCCAACAATATGAGCGCCAAGGTCCAGCTGGCCACATTTGCAGGCTTTTTTGGTGGCATTGTGGGCGTGCCCGGTGATGTTGTCACAGTGCGATTGCAGAACGATAGCAAGTTGCCGGTAGAAAAACGACGCAAGTGAGCAGACAACCAagtaataccctgtacacattgAGGTCGAGTTAAATGGGATAGGGGATTATAATCAGGCTTGGGATTGAGCAGCTTCAACAGCTCAGATTATCTAGTCTAGACTATCTAGTTTGCCTCTATAGTTTGCCCCTCTAAATTACCAGGAAGCTCGCGGTAGACTATTTATGCTACAGAGTAGTTGTACCCTGTACTCATTGTGGACGAGCTAAATAGCATATAATCAGACTTGAGTTTGAGAGCAGCTGAGCAGCTAGCTTAGAGTATCTCCTTTGTCCCTCTATATCACTTGATTATTATGCTTATTGTGACTTGAGATTGTTTTGCTTCAACAGCTGTTGGTTTTCTAGTCTAGACTATCTAGTTTGACAGTCGCTCTATATAAACAAATCTATACCCatcaaattgtatatatatatagctgcttGTAGAGctcaaatatttgattttctatACATACTTAAAAGTTATATTTAAGCCCTGACAATTTCTTAGCGATCGGGCAACAAACATCCCAGTTAATTTAGCTTAGATATCCCATAGGCAGTGAGGGACTGAGGCAAGAATTTTGAAGAAACACGGCATTACTCAAGAATCCTAAATGCTAGATACGCCaaattttgtgtgtatgtttctTATGGCATACACAGATTAAATATAATTCCTTTCTTGGACACCTCCCACCCTTGTGCTTTGGTATAGACAGAGGGCTAGAATCTTTGTAAATGCAGTTTGCCTCTAGCTTTAGGGTGCGTCTGTGCGTCGCAAACACCCGACTGGAACACtcttgtttgtttctttttttctgtaaACTAAATCCACGCTCCTACCCCAGCTACAAGCACGTTTTCGATGGTCTCTATCGCATCTCTAAGGAGGAGGGTATTCGCAGTCTATTCCGTGGTACGGTGCCAGCTTTAACCCGAGCCGTGCTACTGACAATTGGCACAAATGCGGCTTACGACCAGGTCAAGCAAGTGCTGCAGGGGAACTTTGAGTTGAAGGAGG
The sequence above is a segment of the Drosophila virilis strain 15010-1051.87 chromosome 3, Dvir_AGI_RSII-ME, whole genome shotgun sequence genome. Coding sequences within it:
- the Dic3 gene encoding mitochondrial dicarboxylate carrier, translated to MADNNSKRQPRWWSGGVCSAIAVTTTHPLDLVKVQLQTQTTKVPVSQLIANIYKTSGIVGFYSGISAAWFRQLTYTTARFALYEYGKQFVDANNMSAKVQLATFAGFFGGIVGVPGDVVTVRLQNDSKLPVEKRRNYKHVFDGLYRISKEEGIRSLFRGTVPALTRAVLLTIGTNAAYDQVKQVLQGNFELKEGLPLHFLTSTVAGIIGTVMTQPIDVMKTTYMNAPPGEYNGLAAVAIATAKQGPLAFYKGFVPALMRVSPNTIITFMLYEQARLRFGYLPPDGK